A genomic region of Nerophis lumbriciformis linkage group LG28, RoL_Nlum_v2.1, whole genome shotgun sequence contains the following coding sequences:
- the nicn1 gene encoding nicolin-1, giving the protein MSNDDVIKHVTCTVKPPVYLHFGDSKEEPGHSGVCVLDVNLPFGKSVNVEAISFKNSYTAFVSVRLQRRTPGQEAAAAKWVTAVRDLPLMKNPHTEAGSQDFYAIRRTQMRVEADHVTSLRLILRQPSCAWLTFSLEDIRIFPRTQTETDKELSDWLSALTLVDRHSDVEEGLPDPQTVSCSLQQMWALTEVMQSSQSSASIGRFDVDGCYDVNVLSVT; this is encoded by the exons ATGAGCAACGATGACGTCATCAAGCACGTCACGTGCACGGTCAAACCTCCCGTCTACCTTCACTTCGGGGACTCCAAGGAGGAACCCGGTCACTCGGGCGTCTGCGTGCTGGACGTCAACCTCCCCTTTGGAAAAAGCGTTAAC GTCGAGGCGATCTCCTTCAAGAACTCCTACACGGCCTTTGTCAGCGTGAGGCTGCAGAGGCGGACCCCTGGCCAGGAGGCGGCGGCGGCCAAGTGGGTCACGGCTGTCAGGGACCTCCCCCTGATGAAGAACCCCCATACCGAGGCGGGCTCACAGGACTTCTACGCCATCCGTAggacacag ATGCGAGTAGAGGCGGACCACGTCACGTCTCTGAGACTGATCCTGAGACAGCCGTCCTGTGCCTGGTTAACTTTCAGCCTGGAGGATATCCGCATCTTCCCTCGCACGCAGACG GAAACTGACAAGGAGCTCTCTGATTGGCTGTCTGCTCTGACCCTCGTGGACCGCCATTCTGACGTTGAG GAGGGTCTCCCGGACCCTCAGACAGTTTCGTGCAGTCTTCAGCAGATGTGGGCGTTGACTGAGGTGATGCAGAGCAGTCAAAGCTCCGCCTCTATCGGACGCTTTGAT GTGGATGGATGCTACGACGTCAACGTCTTATCTGTGACATAA